One Arthrobacter sp. FW306-07-I genomic window carries:
- the purM gene encoding phosphoribosylformylglycinamidine cyclo-ligase: MTSASPAAENSGITYASAGVDVEAGDRAVELMKDAVKATHNSSVIGGVGGFAGLYDVSRLLTYRKPLLATSTDGVGTKVAIAQAMDIHDTIGFDLVGMVVDDIVVVGAEPLYMTDYIACGKVVPERIADIVRGIASACSVAGTALVGGETAEHPGLLGEHEYDVAGAATGVVEADALLGPDRVRAGDVVIGMASSGLHSNGYSLVRRVINHAGWALDRQVSELGRTLGEELLEPTRVYAADCLDLARTFPVSAGAAVHGFSHVTGGGLAANLARVLPQGLVATVDRATWELPAIFKLVSELGNVPLADLERTLNLGVGMVAIVSPQAADAAVARLNERGLPSWIMGTVTADSDSIDKSGPDYVQGAKGVDGGAVRLVNAYA, encoded by the coding sequence ATGACCTCCGCCAGCCCCGCCGCAGAAAACTCCGGCATCACCTACGCCTCCGCCGGCGTGGACGTTGAAGCCGGGGACCGCGCCGTCGAGCTCATGAAGGATGCCGTCAAGGCGACCCACAACTCCTCGGTGATCGGCGGGGTGGGCGGCTTCGCGGGCCTCTACGACGTCTCCAGGCTGCTGACCTACAGGAAGCCGCTGCTGGCCACCTCAACGGACGGCGTGGGCACCAAGGTGGCCATCGCGCAGGCGATGGACATCCACGACACCATCGGGTTCGACCTGGTGGGCATGGTGGTGGACGACATCGTGGTGGTGGGCGCCGAGCCGCTGTACATGACCGACTACATCGCCTGCGGCAAGGTTGTCCCGGAGCGCATCGCCGACATCGTCCGCGGCATCGCCTCCGCCTGCTCCGTAGCCGGCACCGCCCTGGTGGGTGGCGAAACCGCCGAGCACCCCGGCCTGCTGGGCGAGCATGAGTACGACGTTGCCGGTGCAGCCACCGGCGTAGTGGAGGCCGACGCGCTGCTGGGTCCGGACCGGGTCCGCGCCGGGGACGTGGTGATCGGTATGGCCTCCTCCGGGCTGCACTCCAACGGCTACTCCCTGGTCCGCCGCGTCATCAACCATGCCGGCTGGGCGCTGGACCGCCAGGTCTCGGAACTGGGCCGCACCCTGGGTGAGGAACTCCTGGAGCCGACCCGCGTCTACGCGGCCGATTGCCTGGACCTGGCCCGCACCTTCCCGGTCAGCGCCGGCGCGGCCGTGCACGGCTTCAGCCACGTGACAGGCGGTGGCCTGGCCGCCAACCTGGCCCGTGTCCTGCCGCAGGGCCTGGTGGCCACGGTTGACCGCGCCACCTGGGAACTGCCGGCCATCTTCAAGCTCGTGTCCGAACTGGGCAACGTCCCCCTGGCCGACCTGGAGCGCACGCTGAACCTCGGCGTGGGCATGGTGGCCATCGTGTCCCCCCAAGCAGCGGATGCCGCCGTGGCCCGCCTCAACGAGCGCGGGCTGCCGTCCTGGATCATGGGCACCGTCACCGCGGACTCCGATTCGATCGACAAGTCCGGCCCCGATTACGTGCAGGGCGCCAAGGGCGTGGACGGCGGAGCTGTCCGCCTGGTCAACGCCTACGCCTAA
- a CDS encoding VOC family protein encodes MTVRTTYANGEPCWADLQTPDVAAAKDFYGRIFGWTYQDFPTPDGRSYAQAFVGGELVSTIAPQNPLQLEAGTAAKWNIYFSAKDAADVLEEARHTGGTALFGPEPVGDTGVLGFLAPPGGGTTGIWEPGTHYGSRLFNEPGALAWAELFTPEPPAAVGFFQQLFGHEVTEYPQDDGGSYSTLLIDGSEVAGVVPADECEQADWQVYFGVADVAGAAAAAQAAGGEVLVEPDEYPVDGSLATIRDPQGGVLNLIQVD; translated from the coding sequence ATGACTGTTCGGACCACGTACGCCAACGGCGAGCCCTGCTGGGCGGATCTGCAGACCCCGGATGTTGCCGCCGCCAAAGACTTCTACGGCCGTATCTTCGGCTGGACCTACCAGGACTTTCCCACCCCGGATGGCCGCAGCTACGCGCAGGCCTTCGTGGGCGGAGAGCTGGTATCCACGATCGCACCGCAAAACCCCCTCCAGTTGGAGGCCGGCACTGCCGCAAAGTGGAACATCTACTTCTCCGCCAAGGATGCCGCGGACGTGCTGGAAGAAGCACGCCACACCGGTGGCACTGCTTTGTTCGGCCCGGAGCCGGTGGGCGATACGGGAGTGCTTGGCTTCCTGGCCCCTCCCGGCGGTGGAACCACCGGGATCTGGGAGCCCGGAACGCACTACGGAAGCCGCTTGTTCAACGAGCCCGGTGCGCTTGCCTGGGCGGAACTGTTCACGCCCGAGCCTCCGGCCGCCGTCGGCTTCTTCCAGCAGCTGTTCGGGCATGAGGTCACCGAGTATCCCCAGGACGACGGCGGCAGCTACAGCACGCTGCTCATCGACGGCAGCGAAGTGGCCGGCGTCGTTCCTGCCGATGAATGCGAGCAGGCCGACTGGCAGGTCTATTTCGGCGTGGCGGATGTTGCAGGGGCGGCAGCGGCGGCCCAGGCAGCAGGCGGCGAGGTCCTGGTGGAGCCGGACGAATACCCTGTCGACGGTTCACTGGCCACCATAAGGGATCCCCAGGGCGGAGTGCTCAACCTGATCCAAGTCGATTAA
- a CDS encoding DUF3073 domain-containing protein encodes MGRGRQKAKATKQARDIKYYSPNTDYSALQRELTGPASRSTSRYSNEPVEPDYSAYVDKYADDLDDDDDEVDHRRIG; translated from the coding sequence ATGGGGCGCGGCCGTCAAAAGGCAAAAGCTACCAAGCAGGCTCGGGACATCAAGTACTACTCCCCGAACACTGACTACTCGGCACTTCAGCGTGAGCTGACGGGCCCTGCCAGTCGTTCAACGAGCCGTTACTCGAATGAGCCGGTCGAACCGGACTATTCGGCTTATGTGGATAAGTACGCGGATGATTTGGATGACGATGACGACGAGGTTGACCACCGTCGCATCGGCTAG
- a CDS encoding septum formation family protein, whose amino-acid sequence MNQQDLPPKPSSPPRTGGLPKIPNGNGTSAPAPESVTWSQTPHEPALEKRANRRPAFWKALLVVVILAVAGSLVWLAVWLGSSPGTQAPKAAAPGVLQTAVTPPASPQPLPREGVAPAAYAVGDCFKDFDPQALSSTVVACDTPHSAQLVATLHYPQDAEYPGADPLKAKALEVCQAAKLSPAAKQFPLNYQRSYPSTTSWGSGDRRVDCYVAADGGNVINASVLP is encoded by the coding sequence GTGAACCAGCAGGACCTCCCGCCAAAACCGTCCTCGCCGCCGCGCACCGGAGGCCTGCCTAAGATCCCTAACGGAAACGGTACGTCAGCTCCTGCGCCGGAATCCGTCACCTGGTCCCAAACGCCCCACGAGCCCGCCCTGGAAAAGCGCGCCAACAGGCGGCCGGCCTTTTGGAAGGCGCTTCTCGTCGTCGTAATCCTGGCGGTTGCGGGATCGCTGGTATGGCTTGCCGTGTGGCTGGGCTCTTCCCCGGGCACCCAGGCACCGAAAGCCGCTGCACCGGGTGTGCTGCAGACCGCCGTCACTCCGCCCGCCAGCCCCCAGCCCCTCCCCCGGGAAGGGGTGGCACCCGCCGCGTACGCCGTTGGTGATTGCTTCAAGGACTTCGACCCGCAGGCGCTGTCGTCCACGGTGGTGGCCTGTGACACGCCCCATTCGGCGCAGTTGGTGGCCACCCTGCACTACCCGCAGGACGCCGAGTATCCGGGTGCGGACCCGCTCAAGGCAAAAGCGCTGGAGGTCTGCCAGGCAGCAAAGCTCAGCCCGGCGGCGAAGCAGTTCCCGCTCAACTACCAGCGCAGTTACCCCAGCACCACCAGCTGGGGATCAGGCGACCGTCGGGTGGACTGCTACGTCGCGGCCGACGGCGGCAACGTGATCAACGCAAGTGTGCTGCCCTGA
- the clpB gene encoding ATP-dependent chaperone ClpB → MDVKFTTKSQEALSAAAMNASTAGNPQVEPAHLLKALMDQREGVAVALLRATGADPDAVSVQASSAIKALPATSGGSSQQAQLSRPALQAIQHAKEEADRLGDSFVSTEVLLVGLSAGNDAAARLLRDAGASREALLAALPGVRGDRKVDSPDPENTFQALEKYGTDLTAMARAGKLDPVIGRDSEIRRVVQVLSRRTKNNPVLIGEPGVGKTAVVEGLAQRMVAGDVPESLRGKTLISLDLGSMVAGAKYRGEFEERLKAVLEEIKGSDGQIVTFIDEIHTVVGAGATGDSSMDAGNMLKPMLARGELRLIGATTLDEYRENIEKDAALERRFQQVYVGEPSVEDTIGILRGLKERYEAHHKVSIADSALVAAATLSNRYISGRQLPDKAIDLVDEAASRLRMEIDSAPEEIDQLRRQVDRLTMEELALSGESDPASVERLAALRADKADKEEELSALNARWEAEKAGLNRVGDLKAKLDELRSAADKAQREGDLETASRILYGEIPALERELNAAAEAEAAVTDKPAQMVAEEVTAEDIAEVISAWTGIPAGRMLQGESQKLLHMEEELGRRLIGQAKAVKAVSDAVRRARAGISDPNRPTGSFLFLGPTGVGKTELAKALADFLFDDERAMVRIDMSEYSEKHSVARLVGAPPGYVGYEEGGQLTEAVRRRPYSVVLLDEVEKAHPEVFDILLQVLDDGRLTDGQGRTVDFRNVILVLTSNLGSQFLVDQSLNAEAKRNAVMATVNASFKPEFLNRLDEVVLFDALTVEELAHIVELHVAELGRRLHERRLTLDVTDGAKAWLALSGYDPAYGARPLRRLVQREIGDRLAKAILAGEISDGDTVLVDTAPDFGELTDSSVDTLTGAPSSGLSVRRKD, encoded by the coding sequence TTGGACGTCAAATTCACCACCAAGAGCCAGGAGGCTCTTTCCGCCGCGGCAATGAACGCCTCGACGGCCGGGAACCCCCAGGTGGAACCGGCCCACCTCCTCAAGGCCCTGATGGACCAGCGGGAGGGCGTGGCCGTTGCGCTGCTCCGTGCGACCGGGGCCGACCCCGACGCCGTCAGCGTCCAGGCCAGCAGCGCCATCAAGGCCCTGCCCGCAACGTCCGGCGGCTCCAGCCAGCAGGCCCAGCTGTCCCGGCCTGCGCTGCAGGCCATCCAGCACGCCAAGGAGGAGGCTGACCGGCTGGGCGATTCGTTCGTGTCCACCGAAGTGCTCCTGGTGGGCCTGTCCGCCGGCAATGACGCCGCTGCCCGCCTGCTGCGCGACGCCGGCGCTTCCCGCGAAGCCCTGCTCGCCGCGCTGCCCGGCGTCCGTGGCGACCGCAAGGTGGACAGCCCGGACCCGGAAAACACCTTCCAGGCACTTGAGAAGTACGGCACCGACCTGACTGCCATGGCCCGCGCCGGCAAGCTGGACCCCGTGATCGGCCGCGACTCTGAAATCCGGCGCGTGGTCCAGGTCCTGTCCCGGCGCACCAAGAACAACCCGGTGCTCATCGGTGAGCCCGGCGTGGGCAAGACCGCCGTAGTGGAAGGCCTGGCGCAGCGGATGGTGGCCGGGGACGTCCCGGAAAGCCTGCGCGGCAAGACCCTGATCTCCCTGGACCTGGGTTCCATGGTTGCCGGTGCCAAATACCGTGGTGAGTTTGAAGAACGGCTGAAGGCGGTGCTTGAGGAAATCAAGGGCTCCGATGGCCAGATCGTCACCTTCATCGACGAGATCCACACCGTGGTGGGGGCCGGCGCCACCGGCGACTCCTCCATGGACGCCGGCAACATGCTCAAGCCCATGCTGGCCCGTGGCGAACTGCGGCTGATCGGTGCCACCACCCTGGACGAGTACCGCGAAAACATCGAGAAGGATGCGGCTTTGGAGCGCCGCTTCCAGCAGGTGTACGTAGGTGAGCCCAGCGTGGAGGACACCATCGGCATCCTCCGCGGACTGAAGGAACGCTACGAGGCGCACCACAAGGTGTCCATCGCCGACTCCGCGCTGGTGGCGGCGGCCACGCTCTCCAACCGCTACATTTCCGGCCGGCAGCTGCCGGACAAGGCCATCGACCTGGTCGATGAGGCGGCTTCACGCCTCCGCATGGAAATCGACTCCGCCCCGGAGGAAATCGACCAGCTCCGCCGGCAGGTGGACCGCCTCACCATGGAGGAACTGGCCCTGAGCGGCGAATCGGACCCCGCGTCCGTGGAGCGGTTGGCCGCACTCCGTGCCGACAAGGCGGACAAGGAAGAGGAACTCTCCGCGCTGAATGCCCGGTGGGAAGCCGAGAAGGCCGGCCTCAACCGGGTAGGCGACCTGAAGGCCAAGCTGGATGAGCTGCGCTCCGCCGCTGACAAGGCCCAGCGCGAAGGTGACCTGGAGACGGCTTCGCGGATCCTCTACGGCGAAATCCCGGCGCTGGAACGCGAGCTGAACGCCGCCGCGGAGGCCGAGGCTGCCGTCACGGACAAGCCGGCGCAGATGGTGGCGGAGGAAGTGACCGCGGAAGACATCGCGGAGGTCATCTCGGCCTGGACGGGCATCCCCGCCGGCCGGATGCTGCAGGGCGAAAGCCAGAAGCTGCTGCACATGGAGGAGGAGCTGGGCCGGCGCCTGATCGGCCAGGCCAAGGCCGTGAAGGCAGTGTCGGACGCCGTCCGGCGCGCGCGGGCGGGCATCAGCGACCCCAACCGCCCTACCGGTTCGTTCCTGTTCCTGGGCCCCACAGGCGTGGGCAAGACCGAGCTGGCCAAGGCCCTGGCTGACTTCCTGTTCGACGACGAGCGTGCCATGGTGCGCATCGACATGTCCGAGTACAGCGAGAAGCACAGCGTGGCCCGCCTGGTCGGGGCGCCTCCGGGATACGTGGGCTACGAGGAAGGCGGCCAGCTGACCGAGGCCGTCCGCCGCCGCCCGTACTCCGTGGTGCTGCTGGACGAGGTGGAGAAGGCGCACCCCGAGGTGTTCGACATCCTCCTGCAGGTGCTCGACGACGGCCGCCTCACCGATGGGCAGGGCCGCACCGTGGACTTCCGCAACGTGATCCTGGTGCTGACCTCCAACCTGGGCAGCCAGTTCCTGGTGGACCAGTCGTTGAACGCCGAGGCCAAGCGCAACGCCGTGATGGCCACCGTGAACGCGTCCTTCAAGCCGGAGTTCCTGAACCGGCTCGATGAAGTGGTCCTGTTCGACGCCCTTACGGTGGAGGAACTGGCGCACATCGTGGAACTGCATGTGGCGGAACTGGGTCGGCGGCTGCACGAGCGGCGGCTCACCCTCGATGTCACCGACGGCGCCAAGGCATGGCTGGCGTTGTCCGGCTACGACCCCGCCTACGGTGCCCGGCCGCTGCGCCGCCTGGTGCAGCGCGAGATCGGCGACCGGCTGGCCAAGGCCATCCTGGCGGGCGAGATCAGCGACGGCGACACAGTCCTGGTGGACACCGCGCCGGACTTCGGCGAACTCACCGATTCCAGCGTCGACACGCTGACCGGTGCCCCGAGCTCAGGGCTGTCGGTCCGTCGGAAGGACTAG
- a CDS encoding sulfate/molybdate ABC transporter ATP-binding protein, whose protein sequence is MTLSFQAAVAGRGFDVALTVRPGETVAVMGPNGAGKSTLLSSIAGLLRPDSGRAELNGRTLFDLDGAQHTWSPPHDRGTALLAQEPLLFPHLNVLENVAFGPRSAGVSRREAKEQALRLLADVEADHLAARRPAELSGGQAQRVAVARALAADPALLLLDEPLAALDIHSAPLLRRLFKRVLAGRQAIIVTHDVLDALMLADRVVILQDGKIAEEGLTRTVLERPRSSFAAGLAGLNIVAGTLDGTGVRTDGGLRVTGHDDEPGHLHTPGGSGVAVFPPSAVSVFLTDAHGSPRNSLAVTITDLEPHGDQIRVRAGSLAADITPAASADLGLVPGMKVHFVVKAAAVSVYGT, encoded by the coding sequence GTGACGCTGTCCTTCCAAGCGGCCGTGGCCGGCCGGGGGTTCGACGTGGCCCTGACCGTCCGGCCGGGCGAAACCGTCGCCGTCATGGGACCCAACGGCGCCGGTAAATCGACCCTGCTGTCCAGCATTGCCGGCCTGCTGCGGCCGGACAGCGGCCGGGCCGAACTCAACGGCAGGACGCTCTTCGACCTCGATGGGGCACAGCACACCTGGTCGCCGCCGCACGACCGCGGCACGGCCCTGCTCGCCCAGGAACCCCTGCTCTTTCCCCATTTGAACGTTCTGGAGAATGTCGCTTTCGGGCCCCGGAGTGCCGGCGTATCCAGGCGGGAGGCCAAGGAGCAGGCCCTGCGGCTGCTGGCAGACGTCGAAGCGGACCATCTGGCCGCGCGTCGTCCTGCCGAGCTCTCGGGTGGGCAGGCCCAGCGCGTCGCCGTGGCCCGGGCGCTCGCCGCCGACCCTGCGCTCCTCCTGCTCGACGAGCCGCTGGCCGCCCTGGACATCCACTCCGCGCCGCTGCTGCGCCGCCTGTTCAAGCGCGTCCTGGCCGGGCGGCAGGCCATTATCGTCACCCACGACGTGCTGGATGCGCTGATGCTCGCGGATCGCGTGGTGATCCTGCAGGACGGCAAGATTGCGGAGGAGGGTCTCACCCGGACCGTCCTGGAGCGCCCGCGAAGCTCTTTCGCCGCCGGGCTTGCCGGGCTGAACATCGTTGCCGGCACCCTCGACGGCACCGGGGTCCGGACCGATGGCGGCCTCAGGGTCACCGGCCACGACGACGAACCCGGCCACCTGCACACGCCGGGCGGTTCCGGCGTAGCCGTCTTCCCGCCGTCGGCCGTTTCCGTGTTCCTGACGGACGCACATGGAAGCCCCCGGAACTCGTTGGCTGTCACCATCACCGATCTGGAGCCGCACGGCGACCAGATCCGCGTCCGCGCCGGAAGCCTCGCCGCGGACATCACGCCTGCCGCTTCCGCGGACCTGGGCCTCGTCCCGGGCATGAAGGTGCACTTCGTGGTGAAGGCTGCCGCCGTGTCCGTGTACGGAACCTAA